The Halorussus rarus genome includes the window TGTCGTCCTCACCGAGGTACGACGAGTAGGCGATCATCACGCTGAACCCGAGCGAGAGCGTGAAGAACGCCTGTCCCATCGCGGGCGGGACGATGGACCAGAAGTTGTCGGCGAGGAGGCCGAAGTCCGGCGAGAGGTAGTAGCCGTACCCCGCGGACGCGCCGTCGAGGGTGGTCGCCCAGCCGGCGAGGCCGACGAGCAGGAGGAGGATGGCGGGGATCATGAACGTCGTCGCGCGCTCGATGCCGTCGGTGACGCCGGCCGCGACGATGCTGATGGTGATGACCATGAATACGGCGTGGGCCGCGATGGCGACGGGCCCGGAGGCGACGGAGGCGAAGTAGGTCCCGGCGTCGCCGAAGTACGCGCCGTTCGCGCTCCCGACGATGTAGTTGAGGACCCACCCGCCCACGACGCTGTAGAACGACAGCGTCACGAGCGATGAGAACACGCCGAGTCCGCCGGCGACCGACCACTGCCCGTAGCCGATGCTCCGGAACGCGGCGACCGGGTTCCGCTCGCCGCGCCGACCGATGACGAACTCGACCATCATCGTCGGGAAGCCGATGAGGACGACCGCGAGGAGGTAGACCACGAGGAACGCGGCGCCCCCGTTCGCCGCGGTCTGGAACGGGAACGACCAGATGTTCCCGAGCCCCACCGCGCTCCCGACCGCGGCGAAGATGAATCCGATTCGACTCGTCCAGGTTTCTCGTTCTGACATGGCGTACCACGGACTATCCGA containing:
- a CDS encoding sodium-dependent transporter; this translates as MSERETWTSRIGFIFAAVGSAVGLGNIWSFPFQTAANGGAAFLVVYLLAVVLIGFPTMMVEFVIGRRGERNPVAAFRSIGYGQWSVAGGLGVFSSLVTLSFYSVVGGWVLNYIVGSANGAYFGDAGTYFASVASGPVAIAAHAVFMVITISIVAAGVTDGIERATTFMIPAILLLLVGLAGWATTLDGASAGYGYYLSPDFGLLADNFWSIVPPAMGQAFFTLSLGFSVMIAYSSYLGEDDSLPADGGAIVVVNTLVALLAGFVVFPILFATGGAEGAGGGAGTAFVALAGAFGSLPAGGIIGFVFFVVLLFAALSSSISLLEVPVSFVSENYGYGRAPVAVAMGVLIGLVGVPATFGTSWLGFYNDFVFNILLPISVLLLAVFVGWIADVESIDELGRGSSLGSSFATGWLWWVRTVVPIAVAVTLYLGIKSLYTGLTNGAYF